One genomic window of Euwallacea fornicatus isolate EFF26 chromosome 7, ASM4011564v1, whole genome shotgun sequence includes the following:
- the nmdyn-D6 gene encoding nucleoside diphosphate kinase 6, with protein MTLLQLTLAIIKPHAVKNPVSLEGIRNTIISSNFKIVRSKRKHITLEEAELFYEEHRRKFFYNRLITFMSSGESDLYILAKDNAIKDWRALMGPTKVYKAQFEAPNSIRGKYGLSDTRNATHGSDSLETAKKEIGIFFPDFKYDKWFLNEEQQFRIGHLRFLADKFMHFVDV; from the exons ATGACCTTGTTGCAACTCACCTTAGCAATTATTAAGCCCCATGCAGTAAAAAATCCAGTTTCTCTAGAAGGTATTCGAAATACAATAATCAgctcaaactttaaaatagtGCGTTCAAAGAGAAAACACATCACATTAGAAGAAGCTGAACTGTTTTATGAGGAACATAGGCGGAAGTTCTTTTACAATAGATTAATTACATTCATGTCGAG TGGTGAATCAGACTTGTATATACTTGCTAAAGATAATGCCATAAAAGACTGGAGAGCTTTAATGGGGCCTACAAAGGTATATAAAGCTCAATTTGAAGCTCCAAATTCAATTAGAGGGAAGTATGGTCTTTCAGACACTAGAAATGCAACACATGGGTCTG ATTCTTTAGAAACCGCCAAAAAAGAAATTGgtatattttttccagattttaaatatgataaatggtttttaaatgaGGAGCAGCAGTTTCGCATTGGACATTTAAGGTTCTTGGCTGATAAATTTATGCATTTTGTTGATGTATGA
- the LOC136340109 gene encoding uncharacterized protein, translating into MEWTREKCLQLIDEYEKHPVLWNPTHGSYYNKTQKNDNWILIAEVIGCTHEEVKKKMESILSSFRREKAKGKKSVGTGKGKQELYVSKWFAFPRMAFLLDRYGPVKAVNWVEEEDIPNKQEPEGHDESETVAGEQEAATPPQVIAGDEVVTQISEMSTVNRSECVPVQNRKNRKRRNSTGENSKVDETANILKSVASNRQLKADECNVYGRHVANKLRSYTKKTRNMVQHYINNILFNADMGQYDNVDVRRPSTSNSNFGSSTFSESQSPDFCTPVQLFHHTHLPQPPSSSVPSSP; encoded by the exons ATGGAGTGGACCAGAGAAAAATGTCTCCAACTTATTGATGAGTACGAAAAGCACCCTGTATTGTGGAATCCAACACATGGTTCATATTACAATAAAACTCAAAAGAATGACAATTGGATACTTATAGCCGAAGTTATTGGATGTACCCACGAAGAAGTCAAGAAGAAGATGGAAAGCATTCTCTCGAGCTTTAGAAGGGAAAAAGCCAAGGGAAAGAAATCTGTGGGAACTGGAAAAG GTAAGCAGGAACTATATGTGTCGAAATGGTTTGCTTTTCCTCGTATGGCGTTTCTCTTGGACAGATATGGGCCAGTTAAAGCCGTGAATTGGGTCGAG GAAGAAGATATTCCTAATAAACAAGAACCAGAAGGTCACGATGAATCAGAAACTGTTGCCGGTGAACAAGAAGCTGCGACTCCTCCTCAAGTCATCGCAGGTGATGAAGTAGTGAcacaaatttctgaaatgtcTACTGTAAATAGATCTGAATGTGTTCCTGTTCAAAATCGAAAGAATCGGAAAAGGCGAAATTCAACAGGAGAGAATTCCAAAGTAGATGAGACTgccaatattttgaaaagcgTCGCTTCGAATAGGCAACTTAAAGCTGATGAATGTAATGTCTATGGACGTCATGTAGCTAACAAATTAAGAAGTTACACTAAGAAAACCAGGAACATGGTACAGCATtatattaataacatattGTTCAATGCTGATATGGGACAATACGACAACGTAGATGTTAGACGTCCTTCCACTTCGAATTCGAATTTTGGCTCGTCTACTTTTTCGGAATCTCAATCCCCAGATTTTTGCACACCTGTACAATTGTTTCATCATACACATCTACCACAACCTCCATCAAGTTCCGTACCTTCTTCGCCTTGA
- the LOC136339956 gene encoding uncharacterized protein isoform X2, whose amino-acid sequence MYSTTLRGIFPEPKPVYRRNFVKENIKSIKHMQGILQEAGVIHPKKRSSAQEHDRNILQLTKSMESTSNKALRNTNKPEVQTSHSGKYQAPNKPSNVENVKLKVTKTKQTKVNKELQDRAGEIRLTHRAMQTEREEDMAQLYDSGVIKYPRPGIMKSLESPVFKSPQNGCGDELGSVVQEFENLTTQEDVIKGNKNIKIKASKLSSAKVMGQAPENYQRGIVPKYLRDRKEDPPAEIDFECPSGHILLPEEERKETLRVLRQSYADRIQELNMMPVRSDTLRMKKRKVEIEEELKRIDGGIKVFQRPKVYVKINA is encoded by the exons ATGTATTCAACAACTTTGAGAGGCATTTTCCCAGAACCAA AACCTGTTTATAGACGCAATTTTGTCAAGGAAAACATCAAATCTATAAAGCACATGCAAGGGATCCTGCAAGAGGCTGGTGTCATTCATCCTAAAAAAAGATCATCTGCACAGGAGCATGACAGAAATATACTGCAGTTGACAAAATCTATGGAAAGTACCTCTAATAAAGCACTGAGAAACACTAACAAGCCTGAGGTTCAAACAAGTCACAGTGGGAAATATCAAGCACCTAATAAACCATCCAATGTGGAAAATGTTAAGCTGAAAGTCACTAAAACTAAGCAAacaaaagtaaataaagaattaCAAGATAGGGCAGGAGAAATCAGATTAACTCACCGAGCAATGCAGACAGAGAGAGAAGAAGATATGGCTCAATTATATGACTCAGGAGTGATCAAATATCCCAGACCAGGGATCATGAAATCACTTGAATCACCTGTTTTTAAATCTCCACAAAATGGATGTGGAGATGAGCTTGGTAGTGTTGTGcaggaatttgaaaatttga CAACTCAGGAGGACGTTATTAAAGGaaacaaaaacatcaaaataaaGGCTTCAAAGCTGAGCTCAGCAAAAGTGATGGGTCAAGCACCTGAAAATTATCAAAGAGGCATTGTTCCCAAGTATTTGCGAGACAGGAAGGAAGATCCTCCTGCAGAAATAGACTTTGAGTGCCCTTCAGGGCATATATTGCTGCCTGAAGAAGAAAGGAAGGAAACTTTAAGGGTATTGAGACAAA GTTATGCTGATAGAATACAAGAGCTGAACATGATGCCTGTGAGAAGTGATACCCTGAGAATGAAGAAAAGGAAGGTAGAAATTGAAGAAGAATTAAAGAGAATTGATGGGGGAATAAAAGTGTTTCAAAGGCCTaaagtttatgttaaaattaatgCTTGA
- the LOC136339956 gene encoding uncharacterized protein isoform X1 yields the protein MYLFLITGPFLVVSGVSTGAARINIISKLQKSMNQYVFNNFERHFPRTKRNFVKENIKSIKHMQGILQEAGVIHPKKRSSAQEHDRNILQLTKSMESTSNKALRNTNKPEVQTSHSGKYQAPNKPSNVENVKLKVTKTKQTKVNKELQDRAGEIRLTHRAMQTEREEDMAQLYDSGVIKYPRPGIMKSLESPVFKSPQNGCGDELGSVVQEFENLTTQEDVIKGNKNIKIKASKLSSAKVMGQAPENYQRGIVPKYLRDRKEDPPAEIDFECPSGHILLPEEERKETLRVLRQSYADRIQELNMMPVRSDTLRMKKRKVEIEEELKRIDGGIKVFQRPKVYVKINA from the exons ATGTACCTTTTCTTGATAACTGGACCATTCCTTGTAGTTTCTGGTGTTTCCACAG GGGCTGCGAGGattaacataatttcaaaattacaaaaatcgaTGAATCAGTATGTATTCAACAACTTTGAGAGGCATTTTCCCAGAACCAA ACGCAATTTTGTCAAGGAAAACATCAAATCTATAAAGCACATGCAAGGGATCCTGCAAGAGGCTGGTGTCATTCATCCTAAAAAAAGATCATCTGCACAGGAGCATGACAGAAATATACTGCAGTTGACAAAATCTATGGAAAGTACCTCTAATAAAGCACTGAGAAACACTAACAAGCCTGAGGTTCAAACAAGTCACAGTGGGAAATATCAAGCACCTAATAAACCATCCAATGTGGAAAATGTTAAGCTGAAAGTCACTAAAACTAAGCAAacaaaagtaaataaagaattaCAAGATAGGGCAGGAGAAATCAGATTAACTCACCGAGCAATGCAGACAGAGAGAGAAGAAGATATGGCTCAATTATATGACTCAGGAGTGATCAAATATCCCAGACCAGGGATCATGAAATCACTTGAATCACCTGTTTTTAAATCTCCACAAAATGGATGTGGAGATGAGCTTGGTAGTGTTGTGcaggaatttgaaaatttga CAACTCAGGAGGACGTTATTAAAGGaaacaaaaacatcaaaataaaGGCTTCAAAGCTGAGCTCAGCAAAAGTGATGGGTCAAGCACCTGAAAATTATCAAAGAGGCATTGTTCCCAAGTATTTGCGAGACAGGAAGGAAGATCCTCCTGCAGAAATAGACTTTGAGTGCCCTTCAGGGCATATATTGCTGCCTGAAGAAGAAAGGAAGGAAACTTTAAGGGTATTGAGACAAA GTTATGCTGATAGAATACAAGAGCTGAACATGATGCCTGTGAGAAGTGATACCCTGAGAATGAAGAAAAGGAAGGTAGAAATTGAAGAAGAATTAAAGAGAATTGATGGGGGAATAAAAGTGTTTCAAAGGCCTaaagtttatgttaaaattaatgCTTGA